Below is a genomic region from Thermococcus alcaliphilus.
ATAACGCAATCTTTTAAAATTTTGAGAGCTATTTAATTTGGAGGTGAGAAGGGTGGAGATCCCATTAAAGAGAATAGATAAGATTAGGTGGGAGATACCGAAGTTCGATAAAAGAATGAGAGTGCCGGGAAGAGTTTATGCAGATGATACACTAATCCAAAAAATGAGACAAGATAGAACCCTCGAACAGGCCGCAAATGTGGCCATGCTTCCGGGGATTTATAAGTATTCTATAGTAATGCCCGATGGCCATCAGGGTTATGGTTTCCCAATCGGTGGTGTGGCCGCTTTTGATGTGAAAGAAGGTGTCATAAGCCCCGGAGGCGTAGGTTATGACATTAACTGCGGCGTCAGGCTTATTAGGACGAACTTAACGGAGAAAGAAGTTAGACCAAAGATCAAACAGCTCGTCGATACTCTATTCAAAAACGTGCCAAGCGGACTTGGAAGCAAAGGAAGGATTAGGCTTCACTGGACGCAATTAGATGATGTTCTTGCAGATGGTGCAAAGTGGGCTGTGGATAACGGCTATGGCTGGAAGGAAGATTTAGAACATCTAGAAGAGAACGGGAGAATGGAAGGAGCGGATCCAAATGCAGTAAGCCAAAAAGCAAAGCAAAGAGGAGCCCCACAATTAGGCTCTCTAGGAAGTGGAAACCACTTCTTGGAAGTGCAGGTAGTTGACAAGATCTTCAATGAGGAAATCGCTAAGGTATACGGCTTGTTTGAAGGACAAGTTGTTGTTATGGTGCACACTGGGTCAAGAGGGCTTGGTCATCAGGTAGCAAGCGATTACCTAAGGATCATGGAGAAGGCAAATAGGAAGTACAATGTGCCATGGCCAGACAGAGAGCTTGTGAGCGTCCCATTCCAGACAGAGGAAGGACAAAGATATTTCAGTGCAATGAAAGCTGCGGCAAACTTTGCATGGGCTAACAGGCAGATGATTACCCACTGGGTAAGGGAGAGCTTTGAGGAAGTGTTCAAGCAAAAGGCTGAGGACTTAGGAATGAGCATAGTTTACGATGTTGCCCACAACATAGCAAAAGTTGAAGAGCACGAGGTTGATGGAAGGAAAGTCAAAGTTGTAGTTCACAGAAAAGGTGCCACAAGAGCATTCCCCGCTGGGCATGAGGCTGTGCCAAGAGCTTACCGCAATGTGGGACAGCCTGTCTTAATTCCCGG
It encodes:
- a CDS encoding RtcB family protein; the encoded protein is MEIPLKRIDKIRWEIPKFDKRMRVPGRVYADDTLIQKMRQDRTLEQAANVAMLPGIYKYSIVMPDGHQGYGFPIGGVAAFDVKEGVISPGGVGYDINCGVRLIRTNLTEKEVRPKIKQLVDTLFKNVPSGLGSKGRIRLHWTQLDDVLADGAKWAVDNGYGWKEDLEHLEENGRMEGADPNAVSQKAKQRGAPQLGSLGSGNHFLEVQVVDKIFNEEIAKVYGLFEGQVVVMVHTGSRGLGHQVASDYLRIMEKANRKYNVPWPDRELVSVPFQTEEGQRYFSAMKAAANFAWANRQMITHWVRESFEEVFKQKAEDLGMSIVYDVAHNIAKVEEHEVDGRKVKVVVHRKGATRAFPAGHEAVPRAYRNVGQPVLIPGSMGTASYVLAGAEGSMKETFGSTCHGAGRVLSRHAATRQFRGDKLRNELMQRGIYIRAASMRVVAEEAPGAYKNVDNVVNVVHEAGIANLVARMRPIGVAKG